In a single window of the Carassius gibelio isolate Cgi1373 ecotype wild population from Czech Republic chromosome A12, carGib1.2-hapl.c, whole genome shotgun sequence genome:
- the paqr4b gene encoding progestin and adipoQ receptor family member 4 isoform X2, translating to MKNPSTANPENRSLEALQQGPEIDGQKPIDQFGIPFICFLLFLPLSIPWAEVEWWIGVVHYLACLSPTVCSVFYHLFMNHEGGAPIYDTLLCFDMFGVCLVNTLGALPIIHITLLCYPSSRRVAMLAYLLLSGYGVHCAVSAQSNVHRLQSFAWQAIFRLVLFMLRLTGAGRGSPTSLRLYLTMDTLALLGGLVNISRLPERFSPGRFDYWFNSHQIMHIMVVLSIVYLHWGMLEDLTWLKGYHCPGE from the exons ATGAAGAATCCATCCACAGCAAATCCTG aaaacagaagCCTGGAGGCCTTGCAACAAGGTCCTGAGATTGATGGACAGAAACCAATTGACCAATTTG GTATCCCCTTCATctgttttttgctgtttttgcctTTGAGTATCCCATGGGCTGAAGTCGAGTGGTGGATAGGAGTGGTTCATTATTTGGCTTGTCTCTCTCCCACCGTTTGTTCAGTCTTCTACCATCTCTTCATGAACCATGAGGGTGGAGCACCTATTTATGACACACTGCTGTGCTTTGACATGTTTGGTGTCTGTCTCGTCAACACTCTTG GTGCTCTGCCAATCATTCACATAACTTTGTTGTGTTACCCATCATCACGGCGTGTGGCGATGTTGGCATATCTCCTGCTCTCTGGCTACGGTGTTCACTGTGCTGTCTCTGCTCAGAGTAATGTGCACCGCCTGCAATCTTTCGCCTGGCAGGCGATCTTCCGGCTGGTTCTCTTTATGTTGCGTCTGACGGGTGCAGGCAGAGGAAGCCCCACATCCCTTCGCCTCTACCTCACCATGGATACTCTTGCATTGCTTGGAGGACTAGTCAATATTTCCCGCCTTCCAGAGCGCTTCAGTCCTGGACGCTTTGACTACTGGTTTAATAGTCACCAGATTATGCACATCATGGTCGTCCTCTCCATTGTGTACTTGCATTGGGGCATGCTGGAGGATTTAACATGGTTAAAGGGATATCACTGTCCTggtgaataa
- the paqr4b gene encoding progestin and adipoQ receptor family member 4 isoform X1 produces MDFFTGPKLLDFKNSPPHLQFNKYVLTGYRPTSTYRDCLRSLLYLHNEFGNIYTHGIPFICFLLFLPLSIPWAEVEWWIGVVHYLACLSPTVCSVFYHLFMNHEGGAPIYDTLLCFDMFGVCLVNTLGALPIIHITLLCYPSSRRVAMLAYLLLSGYGVHCAVSAQSNVHRLQSFAWQAIFRLVLFMLRLTGAGRGSPTSLRLYLTMDTLALLGGLVNISRLPERFSPGRFDYWFNSHQIMHIMVVLSIVYLHWGMLEDLTWLKGYHCPGE; encoded by the exons ATGGATTTTTTTACTGGGCCAAAACTTCTGGATTTTAAGAATTCACCGCCACATCTTCAGTTCAACAAGTATGTCCTGACAGGATACCGGCCTACATCCACTTACAGAGACTGTCTGCGAAGTTTGTTATATCTGCACAATGAATTTGGGAACATCTATACACATG GTATCCCCTTCATctgttttttgctgtttttgcctTTGAGTATCCCATGGGCTGAAGTCGAGTGGTGGATAGGAGTGGTTCATTATTTGGCTTGTCTCTCTCCCACCGTTTGTTCAGTCTTCTACCATCTCTTCATGAACCATGAGGGTGGAGCACCTATTTATGACACACTGCTGTGCTTTGACATGTTTGGTGTCTGTCTCGTCAACACTCTTG GTGCTCTGCCAATCATTCACATAACTTTGTTGTGTTACCCATCATCACGGCGTGTGGCGATGTTGGCATATCTCCTGCTCTCTGGCTACGGTGTTCACTGTGCTGTCTCTGCTCAGAGTAATGTGCACCGCCTGCAATCTTTCGCCTGGCAGGCGATCTTCCGGCTGGTTCTCTTTATGTTGCGTCTGACGGGTGCAGGCAGAGGAAGCCCCACATCCCTTCGCCTCTACCTCACCATGGATACTCTTGCATTGCTTGGAGGACTAGTCAATATTTCCCGCCTTCCAGAGCGCTTCAGTCCTGGACGCTTTGACTACTGGTTTAATAGTCACCAGATTATGCACATCATGGTCGTCCTCTCCATTGTGTACTTGCATTGGGGCATGCTGGAGGATTTAACATGGTTAAAGGGATATCACTGTCCTggtgaataa
- the pelo gene encoding protein pelota homolog: protein MKLVHKDIEKDNAGQVTLIPEEAEDMWHTYNLLQVGDSLRASTIRKVQTESATGSVGSSRVRTTLTLCVETIDFDSQACQLRVKGTNLQENQYVKMGAYHTIELELNRKFTLAKKVWDSVVLDRIEQACDPAQKADVAAVVMQEGLANLVLVTPAMTLLRAKVEVTIPRKRKGSCTQHDKALERFYEAVMQGILRHFSFDVVKCVLVASPGFVKDQFISYLFKEAVRQDCKLLLENRSKFMVVHSSSGHKYSLKEVLCDPAVTARLSDTKAAGEVKALEDFYKMLQQEPDRAFYGLAHVERASEALAIDILMISDQLFRHQDIATRSRYVRLVDSVKENGGDVRIFSSLHVSGDQLNQLSGVAAILRFPIADVSDAEEDSSSDED from the exons ATGAAGTTGGTTCATAAAGACATCGAGAAGGATAATGCCGG tCAGGTGACACTAATACCTGAGGAAGCAGAGGACATGTGGCACACCTACAACCTGCTGCAGGTGGGCGACAGCCTCAGAGCCTCAACCATCAG GAAAGTGCAGACAGAGTCCGCCACGGGCAGTGTGGGCAGCTCACGTGTGCGCACCACACTGACTCTATGTGTGGAGACGATAGACTTTGATTCCCAGGCCTGTCAGCTCAGAGTCAAAGGAACAAACCTCCAGGAGAACCAGTATGTGAAG ATGGGAGCCTATCATACGATTGAGCTGGAGCTCAACAGGAAGTTCACTCTCGCCAAAAAAGTCTGGGACAGTGTGGTGTTAGATAGAATTG AGCAGGCATGTGATCCCGCTCAGAAAGCAGATGTGGCTGCTGTTGTGATGCAGGAAGGTCTGGCCAATCTGGTTCTCGTGACTCCAGCCATGACCTTACTAAGGGCGAAGGTTGAGGTCACCATCCCGCGCAAGAGGAAAGGCAGTTGTACCCAACATGACAAG GCATTAGAGAGATTTTATGAGGCTGTCATGCAGGGCATTCTGAGACACTTCAGTTTTGatg TGGTGAAGTGTGTTCTGGTGGCCAGTCCAGGATTTGTGAAAGATCAGTTCATCTCGTACCTCTTTAAAGAGGCTGTGAGGCAAGACTGTAAACTTCTTCTGGAGAACAGATCCAAATTCATGGTGGTGCACTCCTCATCTGGACACAAATATTCACTCAAAG AAGTGCTGTGTGATCCAGCAGTCACAGCCCGATTGTCTGACACCAAG GCAGCTGGAGAGGTCAAGGCTTTGGAAGACTTTTACAAGATGCTTCAACAGGAGCCTGATCGAGCTTTCTATGG ATTGGCCCATGTGGAAAGAGCGAGTGAAGCTTTAGCCATTGACATCTTGATGATCAGTGACCAACTATTTAG acaTCAAGACATAGCCACCCGCAGCCGGTATGTTCGCCTTGTAGACAGCGTGAAGGAAAATGGAGGAGATGTCAG aatATTCTCAAGCCTACATGTATCTGGAGACC AGTTGAATCAGCTGAGTGGAGTGGCGGCCATCCTGAGGTTCCCCATCGCTGACGTGTCTGACGCTGAGGAGGACAGCAGCTCTGATGAAGACTGA